The sequence below is a genomic window from Streptomyces sp. V1I1.
TCGCTGACGGCGGCGCGCAGTACGTCGATGAGCGGGACCGGGCTCGCGTGCCCCTGGCCGTGCTCGGCGCCCGCGAGGACCAGCAGGTTCTCGCTGTGGCGGCGCATGACGGTGGCCATGTGGTCGAGCTTGAAGAGGGTGGCGAGCCGCTCGGGGTCCTGCTCGCGCTCCTCCAGCTTCTCGATCACGCCGAGCTGCCGCTCGACGAGGCCGAGGGTGCGCAGCGAGAGGTTGACGAAGGTGTGCTGGACGGTGTTCCGCAGCCGTTCGAGCTCGGCGGTCAGCTGGTGGGTGTGCGCCTGGAGTTCGGCGCGGCCGGCGGCCACTTCGGCGGCCAGCGCGTCACGGGCGTCGGCCAGGTCGCCGCGGTCGCTGTCCAGCCGCTCGGCCCGTACGCCGAGGTCCCGCAGCTTGTCGTGCAGGGTGTTCAGGGACCGTACGACCTGCGCGAACTCGTCGTTGCGGCCGGTGAAGCGGACCGGCTCCTCGACCTCGGGGGCGGCCGCGAGTCGGGCCGCGCCGATCCGCAGGACGGCGAGCGGCCGGGTGAGCGTACGGGCGACGGCGGCGGACACGCCGATGGCGACGATCAGCAGGCCGCCGAGCAGGGCGATCCGGATCTCCAGCGCGGTGACGTCGTCGTCGCGCAGCTGCTCGAAGCGCTCGGTCCGTTCGGCGGCGAGGGAGGACTCGACGCCCCGCATCTGCTCGATCCGGGCGGTGAGCGAGGATTCGAGCTTTTCGCGGTTGGACTTGCGGTCGGCCGAGGAGAGCTCGGGCTGGTCGGTCAGCCGGGCCAGATAGCGCTCGGCGGCCTTGACCTCGGATCCGGTGACGGTGGCGGCCAGCGAGTCGCGGGCATCCTTGCCTGCGGCCTGGTCGAAATCGGCGAGCGCGGCGAGTTCACGCACCCGGGACTGCTGGGCGGCGGCGCTCAGCTCGTTGCGCGTACGGTCACTCTCGCCGTCGTCCCCGCCCTCGTCCTGGACGGGCAGTCCGGTGACCGGGTCGAAGCTCGGGCTGCTCTCTTTGCGCGGCACGGAGAGTGCGGCCAGCAGCAGCCCACGGGTGGCGGACGCCTGCTCGACGGCGAGGCCGAGCGCGGCGGACGAGCGCAGCGAGCTGGGGGTCCCCCCAGGCCGAAGGCTCTGGGGGACGGTGCCCGCGGCGGCGCGCGGTGGGGTCTTGTCGGCGAGCTCGTCGGCCAGGGCGTGCAGGTTCGCGATGACCGCGGAGTACGCCCGGTAGGCCTCCATCGCCGTGCCTTTGCCGGTGAGGGCGGTGCGGCGGACGGAGGGCACGGCGGACAGGTCGCGGCGCAGTTCGGCGTGGTCGCCGGGAATGGCGCCGCGGATCTCGTCGATCTGCCGGTCGACGCGGGTGCTGCGGCTGGCGGAGATCTCGCGCCGGTCGTCCTTGTCACCCTTCTGGTCGTCACGGCCCGCCGCGATGTACGCGGTGACCTCGTCGCGCTCGTCGGCGAGGGAGTGGGCCAGGGTGACGGCCTGGCGGTTCAGCGCGGCGAGGGTGACCAGGTCCTGGGACTCGGTCAGTTCGGCGGACGTGGCGAGGACGCCGGGGGCGCCCGCCGCGATCACGACGAGGCTGACGGCTGCGACTCCTGCCACCAGACGGCTGCGTACCCGTACGACGCGGGGGGCCGGGGAGCCGTCCGGAGTTTCGATGGGCCTGCCGCCGTTGCCCCGAGGCCGCTTCATCTGCACCGGTGCTCGCAATCTTGCTTGACTCGTCCGCCCATGAACCAGACCAGAGATGACGACCGGTCACACGCGAGGGCCTACCCCTGGTACGGAAACGAGTGAACATCACTCGGGAGTTGGCGAACAAGTCGCCGCCGCGGCCGATACGGCGGCGCGCCGGGCATCGGCTGGATCTTCCGGCCGGGCTTTGGCAGGATGCGCGCCCGCAGCCGGGGCGGCCCGCGTCACACAGCCCCTGAACACGCCCTGACCTGCTTGTACGGGCCAATTGCGTGGTCATGCGGGCTTCGTGAAGGTGTCATGCAGACTGGGGATTATGCGTATCGAACTCGCGACCGCCCCCGGCACGCCCGAACGCCCCAACGAAGACTGGGCTTCCGTGGCCCTGCCGGGCTCCGGCCAGGGCGGAACGCTCGTGGTGCTGGACGGTGTGACGCCACCCGCGGGGGACTACGGGTGTGTGCACGGGGT
It includes:
- a CDS encoding nitrate- and nitrite sensing domain-containing protein; amino-acid sequence: MQMKRPRGNGGRPIETPDGSPAPRVVRVRSRLVAGVAAVSLVVIAAGAPGVLATSAELTESQDLVTLAALNRQAVTLAHSLADERDEVTAYIAAGRDDQKGDKDDRREISASRSTRVDRQIDEIRGAIPGDHAELRRDLSAVPSVRRTALTGKGTAMEAYRAYSAVIANLHALADELADKTPPRAAAGTVPQSLRPGGTPSSLRSSAALGLAVEQASATRGLLLAALSVPRKESSPSFDPVTGLPVQDEGGDDGESDRTRNELSAAAQQSRVRELAALADFDQAAGKDARDSLAATVTGSEVKAAERYLARLTDQPELSSADRKSNREKLESSLTARIEQMRGVESSLAAERTERFEQLRDDDVTALEIRIALLGGLLIVAIGVSAAVARTLTRPLAVLRIGAARLAAAPEVEEPVRFTGRNDEFAQVVRSLNTLHDKLRDLGVRAERLDSDRGDLADARDALAAEVAAGRAELQAHTHQLTAELERLRNTVQHTFVNLSLRTLGLVERQLGVIEKLEEREQDPERLATLFKLDHMATVMRRHSENLLVLAGAEHGQGHASPVPLIDVLRAAVSEIERYERVIIQSLPPHAQVAGFAADDLSHLIAELLENATSFSPPDAQVELSGWLLESGEVMLSVQDTGIGMTAGRMAELNARLEDPDAYETQAGRDGEGLGLRVAGLLAARHGVRVQLREQKQGGIAAVVVLTQALLPTGPPAAETHTVPVAGTVGTPTQHLPGSVAEANSNALPGSSRRIDPLVVAAEQAIRAAEPDVHERMADGDPESTGVDEATFAMRLPESVAEEPVAEEPVAEEPVAEEPVAEMELEPAAGFEPVAEPEPVEEPRPAWERVTDKGLPKRTPKVVKPAAAPSERAGSVDADALRRRLGGFHQGAKDGRRDAEAEIAEIADQTETDAGTEAAEAGDTVEEARS